Sequence from the Fictibacillus arsenicus genome:
AGCAAGACCTACACGATGACCGCCAGAAATCGTAATATATCCGCGTTTTAGTTCTTCTTCTAATGCATATAACGAGTGCTGGCTCAGCCGATTAAGAAGAACTTGTGCTTCTTCTGCAGATACTGGCTTATGAGATGGATAGATCGGATTACTTGAACATACAATTTCTAATGGCTGTTCGATTCTAATTCTTATTTCTTCTACAGATTGAATAATGGCTGCAGGAAGATTGCGTAACATCTGCTGAATTTCTTCTGGAAACAATCTAAATATTTTTTCCATAGCCGGGTCTCCTTTTAAAGGCTCGTACTATAAACGTATGGCTTATCCTTACGCTTTATGCCAATAAAGAGAGGCTTAGTTAAGTATGAGGGGAAGATGTGCAGAAGTTTTTTAATTAGGTCTGATTTAAAATAATTAAGTCTAAGTGAGATAGAATTAGGTCTAACTGCAGGAACATTGAGTCTAAATTTATAAAATTACGTCTTTCGTCAAACCTCGACTTCTTCTTCAAAGAAAGTCCCTTTTTGTAAGCATTATTGCTATGTAAAGAGCCATAAAAAAAGCCTTATTCCGAAACGGAATAAGACTTTCAAATCTTTATTCAATATTTTATGCGCGTGAAACATATGCTCCATTTCTAGTATCAATCACAAGCTTGTCGCCTTGGTTAACAAAGAAAGGCACTTGGACAATCAAACCAGTTTCAAGGGTAGCCGGCTTTGTACCGCCTGAAGCAGTATCACCTTTAATTCCGGGCTCTGTTTCAGCAACAACTAATTCAACTGTGTTCGGAAGCTCAACTCCGATTGTTTCACCTTGGTATGTCATGATTTGAACTGTCATGTTCTCTAACAAGTATTTTAGTTCGTACTCAATTTGAGATGCAGGAAGTTCAATCTGTTCGTAAGATTCATTGTCCATGAATGTGTGTGTATCACCTGAAGCATAAAGATATTGCATTTTACGATTTTCAATGTGTGCTTTAGATACTTTCTCTCCGCCACGGAACGTTTTTTCTTGAATTCCGCCAGTTCGCAAGTTGCGTAGTTTTGAACGTACGAAAGCTGCACCTTTTCCTGGTTTTACGTGCTGGAATTCTAGAACTTGCCAGATTCCTCCGTCAACTTCAATTGTTAAGCCTGTTTTAAAATCGTTTACTGAAATCATGTTTTTTCCTCCTGATTGGTTAACTTATCGTTATAAGAGACTTTGTAGAGTGGGTAAGTGATTCATTACCATCTTTAGTTATAAGGGCATCGTCTTCAATTCTTACTCCGCCAAGACCTGAAATATAGATTCCAGGCTCGACTGTAACAAGCATGCCTGGTTCTAGGACTGTATCAGATTTAACTGACAAAGCAGGTCCTTCGTGAACATCTAACCCGATTCCATGACCTGTCGAATGTCCAAAATAATCTCCATAACCTTTAGAAGCTATATAATCTCTTGTTAACGCATCTGCTTCTTTACCTGTCATTCCTGGTTTAATACCTTTCATGCCAAGCATTTGTGCATCATAAACAACTTGATAAATTTCCTTTAGTTCATCTGATACATTGCCAATGGCCACGGTACGTGTAATATCTGAACAATAACCTTTGTAGTATGCACCAAAATCCAATGTTACTAATTCACCAGTCTCAATCGTTTTATCTGATGCTACACCATGCGGCAGAGCTGAACGATAACCCGAAGCCACTATGATATCAAATGATGAAGAGATTGCTCCGTTTTTCCTCATAAAAAATTCAAGTTCATTTGAAACTTCCCGTTCAGTCAAACCAGGACGTATAAACTCGATAATATGTGAAAAAGCGGCATCAGCAATAGACGCGGCATCCTTTACTATCTTAATCTCTGATTCATCCTTTATCAAGCGCAACTTTTCCACTAATCCTGTAACAGGAACGAGCTTTGTTTCCGCTTTATTTAACTGGTTGTCATATGTACGATATGTAGAGAAAGTAACATCATCTTGTTCAAATCCTAGTTTTTTAATAGATAGCTCGTTTGCTAATTTAGCAACTTCTTCTGGAATAGGAGCCGTGTGCATAACTACACGGTACCCTTTTGCTTGTTCCGCGGCTTGTGTCTTATACCTAAAGTCCGTTACCAAAATAGCGTCATTTTTTGTAATAAGAAGCACCCCTGAACTGCCTTTAAAACCGCTTAAATAGAACCGGTTTGAAGAAGAAGTCACTAGTAATGCATCAATATCGAAGCTCTCAAATAATTGTCTTGCTCTTTCTACACGATCCATATTCATTCCCCCAATTTAACATTGTTGCTGAAAGCCTGCAGTGCAAGTTTATAGCTTTCAAATCCAAAACCTGATATTTGTCCGATTGTAACAGGAGCTATTACAGATTCCCGGCGAAATTCCTCTCTAGCATGTACGTTTGATAAATGAACTTCAATTACAGGGACATCCACACTGGCAATAGCGTCTCTAATCGCATAACTATAATGAGTATAAGCCCCTGCGTTTAAAACGATTCCCTCATGATTACCGGAAGATTCATGTATGTAGTCGATAATTTCTCCCTCTGAATTGCTCTGATAAAATGAGACATGAAAGGAAAGCTCAGAAGCTGTTTTTTCCAGTTCTAACTGAAGATCGTCTAATGTTTTCGCACCGTAAATTCCTGGTTCCCGTTTTCCTAAACGATTTAAGTTAGGACCGTTAATAATAAGAATAGACTTTTTGCAGTCCATAAACGCCACCTCGCCTTTACACAAAAAAAATAGAATGTTCTTACAACATTCTATCATAGCGTTTAATCTTTTGGATAGTTACGAACTTTGTGCAGACTGCTTCTTATCCTGAGCCTCACCGAATCGTTCTCTATATTCAAATGAAATAGAATACCCTATAAAAACACCATATAATATATATATACAGAGTGTTGTTGTAATTGTATTTTTTCCAATTGTGTTTATCGGCTCCAAACCTGGAAAGATGGGATGAAGCAAATAAAACACAATGCCCCATAATGCAGCTCCAAAGACAATTCCGCCCCACATGGATTTAATTTTTGCAAAAGCGTAACGATACCCGATCGCCACTAAGATAGAGAGCAACGCAATAATCAGAATACTGATAAGCTGTCCGATCCATTGAGATTTCCATTTCCCTAATGCCCATGGTGCCAATACGAGTGCTGGACCTACCTTAGAAAAATTCAAGTAGTATGCAATGAAACCAAATGAAGCCCAAATCAGTCCTCCAAAAAAACCTACTCCCACAACTCTGCTCATAAACGAAGATTGTGATTCTTGTTTGTTTTGCTCTAATTGTTTATCGTCCATAAACGAACACCTCCAACACACTATAGTATGTCCATAAAATACCACGTCAAACTATATAGGGCTTATTCAATCATAATCCGTGTAAAAGATGTATAAAATGGGAAAAATACAAATAAATCATACCTTCTGGAGGAATATCCAGCTTTACTGTAGAATAGAAAGTACCTACAAAATTTTAGGCTGGGGGTCCAACATGACAAAAGAGAAAAAACCCGTTTACGGCGGTCAAGCTGTACTAGAAGGGGTTATGTTTGCCGGAAGACACACATATGTCACGGCAATTAGAAGAAACGATGATTCAATCGAGTATTTTGAACTTAAAAAGAAACCAGCTCCTGTGTTAGCAAAGCTTAAAAAGATCCCTTTTGTAAGGGGCTTTATCGCTATTATAGAAGCAAGTATGAACGGTACGCAGCACTTGAATTTTTCCGCTGAACGATTTGGTGTCAATCCTGGTGAAGAACAGGCAGAAGCAGAAGAGGAAAAACCTTCGAAATTTACTTTTTTCTTTAGCTTGGCGATAATCGGTGTCCTATCATTTCTGTTCGGAAAATTCGTGTTTACACTGGTTCCAGTATTCTTAGCAGAAGCTTTTCGTTTTATTGTTCCAGGTCATCTTGGGCAAAATCTTTTAGAAGGTTTGTTTAAGTTTATCTTCTTACTAAGCTATATTTATTTTGTTTCATTAACCCCCGCAATTAAGAGGGTTTTTATGTATCACGGTGCCGAGCACAAAGTGATTAATACTTATGAAGCTGGGGATGAACTTACTGTCGAAAATGTTAAACGGCACTCACGGCTTCATTACCGCTGTGGCAGCAGTTTTATCCTGTTTACAGTACTTGTTGGAATGGTGATCTATTATTTTGTACCATCTGACGTACTTTGGCAAAGAATTTTATCCAGACTTGCGCTTATTCCTGTCGTTTTAGGGGTATCTTTTGAAGTATTACAGCTGACAAACAAATTAAGAGACGTTCCAGTACTCCGATATTTAGGATATCCGGGACTTTGGCTGCAATTACTGACAACAAAAGAACCTGACGAAAAACAAATAGAAGTTTCTATACTATCTTTTAATGAAATGCTTAAACGTGACGCATCCTATGAAAGTGAGAAACAGCAAAATCAAATTGTTTAATTTTAAGGAGGTGAACCTGTTGCAACAGAATAGCAGAAGATTGCATCCTATCATTTGGTTTGTCATTTCACTGGCTGTTGTCGGAATCCTATATCAACTGATCACTTCACCTCGCCAACTATTTACAACCCTTCTGATCGGAGCAGCAGTGGTCGCCGTTTTTTACTTTATATTTCGCAGAACTTCATCAGGAGTAAACGGCAAATATAGAAAAGCAGTAAAACAATCAAAAAAACGGTATGGTTCCAATCAGAAGCCTTCAAAAACTTCGCCGTTATTTACAAACAAGAAAGTTAAAAATACAGCTCAGAAAAAACGCGCAAGAGAACATCACTTAACTGTTATTGAAGGGAAAAAGAACAAGAAAAAAAATCGAGCCTCCTTTTAAGGATCAGGCTCGATTTTTGTATGCAGGATGCGGATATGATTTTCCTGCGATCCAGCTCTGCAGAAAGTGTTCTGCCCTGTCATACCCAAACTGATAGAGTTCATTTTTCGCTTCAGCAGACAACTGAAAGTCGATAACTGATACATGTTTAACAGGCATAAATATAATATCTCTCGCATCGTGTGAATCAATGTAGCGATTATCATGTGCTTGCATCATGGTTTCAAACAAAGCTTTAAAAAGCTGTACTGCATTCTTAACCTGATGTGTCGGAATATGATCATTGATATAGGAACTGAGCTGAAAACCTAGCACAGGGCGTATTGGCACCCGGTCTTTTCTTTGAAAAAGCCACATCGGAAAATTACTCAAGACACCGCCATCGACAATATAGCTTTTTTGTCCAACCCGATTGAACAGCTTAATAGGATAAAAGAAGTAAGGAAGGCTGCAGCTCATCCGAACAGCCCTGGCTATTGGAAACCGTTCTGGAAGCAAACCGTATTCTTCAAGATCATCCGGAAGAACAATAAGTCTCCCACGGGTTATATCTGATGCGATAATCTTTAAACTTCCATAAGGAATATCAGCAAACGTTACGATTCCCCGGTTAGCCAAAAGGGTTGCCACCCAATTTTCTAAATAATCTCCTTTAAACAGACCTAGTTTCCAATAAAGCTTTAACCAGTTCATAAACGGAATGGGAACCTTACTTGTGTCCAAGAACTTTTTAAAATCAAGTGTATCAATAATCCTTTTCATTTCATCAGCTTTATACCCGGCTTTTACTAAAGCTGCCATTAACGCACCGGCACTTGTCCCCGCTACCCTTTCAAAAGAAAGTCCTCTGTGTTCTGCAGCCTCAACCGCACCGATCAACGAGAGAGCTTTAATTCCTCCACCTGAAAATACGCCGTCTATTCGCATTGACCATCTCCTCCACTACTATCCTAATCGCATGAAGATGTCCTTTATAACCAATTTTTTCAAAATAAAAAACAACCATAAAAAATTATGATTGTCCTTGTTCTTCGTTTTTAGCTTGCACTTCTCTTAATTCATTCAGGCGATCTTTGTCTTCTTCAAAGAATTGCACGAGATCTCCTATCCGATCAATAGCGTTCCAGCTTAAGTGGTGCTCGATTCCTTCAACATCTTGAAAGATGTTTTCCTCATCTACCCCGATTACCTTCAAAAATTCTTCTAATAATTCATGTCTGTATACTAAACGCTTACCTAGTTTTTTTCCATTCGGCGTTAAAACAAAGCCTCTGTATTTTTCATAAACGACATACTTGCCTTTGTCGAGTTTCTGAATCATTTTGGTTACAGAAGAGGGATGTACCTCAAGGTTTTCTGCAAGATCTGATACTCTTGCATATCCTTTCTCTTCTATTAGGGCATAGATGCGTTCAATATAATCTTCCATACTTGGGGTTGGCGGCAAAATGTTCCCTCCCTATAATAAAACCAATTGGTCTCTATAAAAAGGATACTATAGAAATGTTTGAGTGACAAGGGAATACCCTTTACCTGAATATTACGTAAAATACTCAATCTCGGCTTGCGGAAACATGGTATTAATATAATTTTCTACCGTCTCTCGCAGATTTGTGGCTTGATCGTCTTGATACACATACTTGCCTATTCCATATTTGCCCCACTTGTATTTACGTTCTTCCTCGTTCATTTCGAGCTTGCTTTTCGGATAATTTTTTTCGATTACCCTTTTGGCGGGCTTTGTAAAACGGTGCTGAATCAGTTCAAAAGTTAAATCGTTTGTTAAATGTTTTGGGAGCTTAGCCTCTAATATATCAAAAAGCTCTTTATACCCCTCTTCCCAATCCTTATGAAGATAAAGCGGTGCCACAATAAAACCTAATGGGTATCCGGCTTCAGCTACTTTTATGGCAGCATTGATTCTTTCCTCTAATGGGCTTGTGCCTAATTCAAAGTTTTTGATTACATAATGTGAATTAATACTAAATCGAAACCTTGTCCGTCCTTGATGATTGGCGTCCAGCAAATGATCAACATGATGATATTTCGTTGTGAAACGAAGTCTTCCTAAGTCCGTTTGACCAAAAAATTCAATCGCTTTTTTCAGAGAGTGGGTAAGGTGATCAATTCCAACGATATCTGATGTACATGACGCCTCAAACCGCGTAACCTCTGGTGCTCTTTCCTGCATATACTTTTCAGCCTGAGCAAAGATTTCGTCTGTGTTTACATAAGTTCTTAAATAAGGCTTGCTGCCAAGGGTGGTTTGCAGATAACAATAATGACAATGTCCCATACATCCAGTTGCAAGAGGTATTGCATATTCAGCTGACGGTTTTGACGTATCAAATTTTAAAGTTTTTCGAATACCGACAACAAGCGTTGACTTTGCGGTTCTGTACTTTTGAAAATCGTTATCTCCAGGCAAGTCACGTATTTGATTATGTGAAGTTGTCTCTCTTATTTCAACTTCGAGCTTACTGAACTTATCGAAAAGCTCTTTGCCTAATGGATATTCAAGTGCACGCGGTTCAAAATAAATGAGCTGTGGCATAAACGGTTTATTAGCACCGGCCATTTTACATACCCCCAAAATTCACAAATGATGAGGTTAGTATGTCCTAATATTGGCAAATGAAAAGAAGGAACCATTTCCAGTTCCTTCTTGCAATTCGTTTATAGTCCGCACTTTAATTGTGCATTACAGTTCGTACAAGTATTGCAGCCGCCGATTTCTTTTACTTTTCCCTTTCGGCAGACAGGACATGTGTTGCCTACTTCGTTACCGATTGTAACATCTGTTGAACGAAGGTCAGTAATCGTATCAAGAATGACGACTTTTTTCTTTTCTTCTTCCATTCCAAGGTCGATCTCAGTTTGTTCAAATGTTTCTTCAGCTTTAAGAGTCAGAACTTGCGCATCACGGCTTCCATCAACATAAACAGTTCCGCCTTTTGCGCCGCCTTTATACAAACGCTCATAAACTTTCTGAACTTGATCAACTGTATATCCTTTTGGTGCATTTACCGTTTTGGAGATTGAACTGTCCACCCAGCGCTGAATGACACATTGTGTATCCGCATGTGCTTCTGGGGCAAGCTCCATCGCTGCAACAAACCATTCAGGAAGTTCATTTTCATTAGCTTCCGGATTATTATCGAGATATTCTTTTACAATATCAGCTTTCACTTCAATAAACTTCCCAAGGCGTCCACTGCGGAAGTATGAGAATGAGAAGTAAGGCTCTAGCCCTGTTGAGACTCCGACCATGGTCCCGGTGCTTCCAGTAGGAGCCACCGTTAACAAATGGGAGTTGCGAATTCCGTATTGTAAAATATCTTTTCGCACATCTTCAGGCAGCTTTTTCATGTATCCTGTTTCAACAAAACGATTTCGAAGGTCATTAGTAGCTGTTTCTGTCTCACCTTCTAAGAATGGGAAGCTTCCCTTTTCTTTAGCAAGCTCGATCGAAGTTTTATAAGCGGTAACTGCGATCGTCTCAAAAATTTGATCCACAAGTTTATTTCCTTCTTCAGATCCATAAACCGTTTCACAGTAGATAAGCAGATCATGAAGTCCCATTACACCTAGTCCGACACGGCGCTCGCCTAATGCCTGAACGCGGTTTGGTTCTAAGAAATATGGTGTTGCGTCAATTACGTTGTCTTGCATTCGTACGCCGACTTCAACAGTTTGTTTCAACTTCTCAAAGTCGACCTTCTTGTTTTCTTTATCAGCCATATTCCCGAGGTTTACAGCAGCTAAATTACAAACAGAATATGGTGCAAGTGGTTGTTCCAGTTTTTTGTTATCACAGGGGCTTTTTATCCCCTGCTTCTGGAGGTTGATTTCCCTCATCCCTTTTTAAGGTACGACCAGTCAATTCTGGTCCAGCTCAGCATATCTTTTCACTATTAGAAATGGTATCTTTCATGAATTCAAGAAACTTTTTTCTGCCTTTATCTTCACCAAATATTGATGCAGAAATAACTCTAAAGTCTTTAACTCCAAAATTTAATTGTATGTGATGCATTAAAGGGGCAAGATTTGTTTTAATCTTATTATATGGTGTATTAATTACTAATTCTTTATTTTCTTTTGCCCATTCTATAACAAAGGATTTAATCTCATTTTTTACTTGTTGACGATTGTATACGTACTGTTTTGTTGCCCTTTGTATATTCATTTTTGCAGCACATTTTTGTTTACAATGTTTACTTTTAGAAGTTTTCAGACATTTGAATTTATCGCCACATACAACACATAATCTTTCTACTCTAGGCACCTTTATTTTCCCTTTTTGTGTTAGTCCACTTTTTCTTAATCCCTCAATCATTCTTTGTTTTGAAAGACTATTTGACTCCCACAGCTTTTTAGTGTGTCTACCAATTAGTTTTTTCGTATCAGTATTATGTTTGAGAGATAAATGAGGATTTAGTTTGCCTTTGAGTGTTTTATTAATAGTTGTTTCTGGTGAATTGATCCACTCTTGGATAGTAAAGTGGAATGAACATGGCATTTGTTTCTTATAAATATTTAAAAGGTCTCTATATGATAACAATTGGCATTCTACATCAATTAGGTGTGAGACTTTATCCAATATGATTTTCGCAGAAGACAATGCTGTCTTTTGTCTTGATTTAATCTCAACATCTTTGTAAGTTCATTATCCTCGTTATAAATAAAGAAATCCGGTTTATAAATACTCGAACCCAGATCGTACACCTCTGTCTCATAAGTCCATTTCACACTCATGTGATTTAGGTATTTGGCATAAGCGTATTCGTATGAACTTCTTAAATAATAACCAGAATAATAGCCACCATATCCTCTATTCATATAGAAACCCCAATTACCATTTATTTAAATAGTGCTGCGGCCTCTTGGGGGAATTATATTCTGATTCCTCAGTTTCATCCCCTATGCGTTGCCCCTGACTAAACTTTTACATTTAATCTTCGGTTCGGATT
This genomic interval carries:
- the efp gene encoding elongation factor P, which codes for MISVNDFKTGLTIEVDGGIWQVLEFQHVKPGKGAAFVRSKLRNLRTGGIQEKTFRGGEKVSKAHIENRKMQYLYASGDTHTFMDNESYEQIELPASQIEYELKYLLENMTVQIMTYQGETIGVELPNTVELVVAETEPGIKGDTASGGTKPATLETGLIVQVPFFVNQGDKLVIDTRNGAYVSRA
- a CDS encoding M24 family metallopeptidase, translated to MDRVERARQLFESFDIDALLVTSSSNRFYLSGFKGSSGVLLITKNDAILVTDFRYKTQAAEQAKGYRVVMHTAPIPEEVAKLANELSIKKLGFEQDDVTFSTYRTYDNQLNKAETKLVPVTGLVEKLRLIKDESEIKIVKDAASIADAAFSHIIEFIRPGLTEREVSNELEFFMRKNGAISSSFDIIVASGYRSALPHGVASDKTIETGELVTLDFGAYYKGYCSDITRTVAIGNVSDELKEIYQVVYDAQMLGMKGIKPGMTGKEADALTRDYIASKGYGDYFGHSTGHGIGLDVHEGPALSVKSDTVLEPGMLVTVEPGIYISGLGGVRIEDDALITKDGNESLTHSTKSLITIS
- the aroQ gene encoding type II 3-dehydroquinate dehydratase, which codes for MDCKKSILIINGPNLNRLGKREPGIYGAKTLDDLQLELEKTASELSFHVSFYQSNSEGEIIDYIHESSGNHEGIVLNAGAYTHYSYAIRDAIASVDVPVIEVHLSNVHAREEFRRESVIAPVTIGQISGFGFESYKLALQAFSNNVKLGE
- a CDS encoding YqhR family membrane protein, whose amino-acid sequence is MDDKQLEQNKQESQSSFMSRVVGVGFFGGLIWASFGFIAYYLNFSKVGPALVLAPWALGKWKSQWIGQLISILIIALLSILVAIGYRYAFAKIKSMWGGIVFGAALWGIVFYLLHPIFPGLEPINTIGKNTITTTLCIYILYGVFIGYSISFEYRERFGEAQDKKQSAQSS
- a CDS encoding DUF1385 domain-containing protein, with the translated sequence MTKEKKPVYGGQAVLEGVMFAGRHTYVTAIRRNDDSIEYFELKKKPAPVLAKLKKIPFVRGFIAIIEASMNGTQHLNFSAERFGVNPGEEQAEAEEEKPSKFTFFFSLAIIGVLSFLFGKFVFTLVPVFLAEAFRFIVPGHLGQNLLEGLFKFIFLLSYIYFVSLTPAIKRVFMYHGAEHKVINTYEAGDELTVENVKRHSRLHYRCGSSFILFTVLVGMVIYYFVPSDVLWQRILSRLALIPVVLGVSFEVLQLTNKLRDVPVLRYLGYPGLWLQLLTTKEPDEKQIEVSILSFNEMLKRDASYESEKQQNQIV
- a CDS encoding SA1362 family protein, which gives rise to MQQNSRRLHPIIWFVISLAVVGILYQLITSPRQLFTTLLIGAAVVAVFYFIFRRTSSGVNGKYRKAVKQSKKRYGSNQKPSKTSPLFTNKKVKNTAQKKRAREHHLTVIEGKKNKKKNRASF
- a CDS encoding patatin-like phospholipase family protein, with protein sequence MRIDGVFSGGGIKALSLIGAVEAAEHRGLSFERVAGTSAGALMAALVKAGYKADEMKRIIDTLDFKKFLDTSKVPIPFMNWLKLYWKLGLFKGDYLENWVATLLANRGIVTFADIPYGSLKIIASDITRGRLIVLPDDLEEYGLLPERFPIARAVRMSCSLPYFFYPIKLFNRVGQKSYIVDGGVLSNFPMWLFQRKDRVPIRPVLGFQLSSYINDHIPTHQVKNAVQLFKALFETMMQAHDNRYIDSHDARDIIFMPVKHVSVIDFQLSAEAKNELYQFGYDRAEHFLQSWIAGKSYPHPAYKNRA
- the mntR gene encoding transcriptional regulator MntR, with the translated sequence MEDYIERIYALIEEKGYARVSDLAENLEVHPSSVTKMIQKLDKGKYVVYEKYRGFVLTPNGKKLGKRLVYRHELLEEFLKVIGVDEENIFQDVEGIEHHLSWNAIDRIGDLVQFFEEDKDRLNELREVQAKNEEQGQS
- the splB gene encoding spore photoproduct lyase, translating into MAGANKPFMPQLIYFEPRALEYPLGKELFDKFSKLEVEIRETTSHNQIRDLPGDNDFQKYRTAKSTLVVGIRKTLKFDTSKPSAEYAIPLATGCMGHCHYCYLQTTLGSKPYLRTYVNTDEIFAQAEKYMQERAPEVTRFEASCTSDIVGIDHLTHSLKKAIEFFGQTDLGRLRFTTKYHHVDHLLDANHQGRTRFRFSINSHYVIKNFELGTSPLEERINAAIKVAEAGYPLGFIVAPLYLHKDWEEGYKELFDILEAKLPKHLTNDLTFELIQHRFTKPAKRVIEKNYPKSKLEMNEEERKYKWGKYGIGKYVYQDDQATNLRETVENYINTMFPQAEIEYFT
- a CDS encoding restriction endonuclease, which produces MLSYRDLLNIYKKQMPCSFHFTIQEWINSPETTINKTLKGKLNPHLSLKHNTDTKKLIGRHTKKLWESNSLSKQRMIEGLRKSGLTQKGKIKVPRVERLCVVCGDKFKCLKTSKSKHCKQKCAAKMNIQRATKQYVYNRQQVKNEIKSFVIEWAKENKELVINTPYNKIKTNLAPLMHHIQLNFGVKDFRVISASIFGEDKGRKKFLEFMKDTISNSEKIC